AAGGAAGCCGACAAACCGATCGATCCATGTACCGCAGCTAAACCACAGCTCAATTCCGATGGTGTTATTAAAAATAGCGAAACTAAAGTTTTTATAAACCAAAAACTTTCTGAAAGAAATTTCAAACCAAACGACTTGATTTTTGAAGAGCATTTCATATCACCAGAACTATCCAATTGGACTCGTGGAAATTATCTTCACTCAAATGCAATAGGTGATCGATCTGAGGACTTTACAGCTGTAATGGATGACAATTCGTTTATGACTGTAAGGAGTGAAACTTTGCTAATAACACCGATAATATCGAAGACGAAAAATAAAGCAACCATTAAACTCAACAAGTAAGAACCTTTTAAGCGATTATACTGAAAATCGCTTAAAATTGTGTGGATTTCAGTTCCATATCTTTCAGCGTGCTCTTACttattgtaataaatgtaaaataggGTAATAGATATTTTTCAGCTCTTTCCATAGAACTTAAGTTCAGGTTAGGTCAATATTCAGCCATCAAAAATCCCTAATTTTGACTAATTATTCTAgggaaaaccattttaaaagatcatttgggtctaagaaaatTGGAAGCaggattggttccaaaatcacttaagggggtattctagtctagaaatcaaattttggtcagtttttgaattttatttaaaaaaaaaaaacaaataatatttttactatcagaaaaaaacttttacaaaaaaatatacatattattaaaaattaaaataattatagggGGAGAGacagttgtaaaaaaaatggcgcatcctgatGACATTGATCCTGGCTCTCCTGGTGgtcttataaaaaaatcaaaagaaattcttaatcagtaaggatgctataggatatagtccctacctcagggaacacgaaaaaaacattttgaaaaatggcgaatgcctgaaaataaaaatcattttttacacttttttttgaaattcgtgaattttttttaaatattaaaaataaaaatttttacacgATGCTGGTAGGAACCataaagaattatataaaaaaggttcacacaaaatttcaagtaaatcggttgtatagaacttgagataatgccggaagcgtgtggaaaaaagtagtttcgagaaaaacgcgagAAAAAGTGAGTCAAAGCcgaaccgggctaggtactgcgtcactaaagtaactgtagctcttaaaataattttaatttttaaaaatcctttggaggatatattcttaagggtctaaacgttaagtatataaaaaaaaaatcgaaattttcaaaattctagagtagaatactccctaaatttttttcaaaaaacagtgtCGCGTTAACATTTGTGAACAAATGCTTTCCGAccaccaggatgtcatgaaacgtattattactgtcgatgagtcttggattATTGCTTACGACCCGAAAACAGGCGATAAATCGACCAAGTATTGTGGCAAATGTGAGATGCAGCtaaaaaaaccacgtcaaagcggGTCAAACATAAAAATAGATACTTTTTCAGCTCTTTCCATAGAACTTAAGTTCAGGTTAGGCCAGTATTCAGCCATcatgaagtttgattagaaatacgaaaagactttttcgactatccatatatatattttatacaaccTCCAACGATTCCTTATAGGTTCGCGCTACTAAAAAGCGGATTTTTAGTCTGCATAGACCTTACTAAGTGGATACGTGTAATAGTCTTCGAGTACGATCGACTTCTGattgaaaaaatacttaaaaattacaCAGGATTTTTAACAATGTTTTGTGTCATGTTTTAGAACCTTAAAGGGTACATTAggcaaaaaacaaatatatatttcttaaaaaacttgAACTGGCCTCGGCCAGGATTAGAGAAATTACTATACTTGTACTTTCTTGATGATAGTAAAACTGTTACCGTAAAGAGAAGAAACTGAAAAAACTTTCGTTTCGTGCTAcgcttcataaaaaaataaaattcaaacataAAATAAGGCAAATTGTAGTATCtacatttttatagaaaatatttctattcgTTTAAGTctttaaagaaacaaaaacaattgaattgTCAAATAGCACCATTCCTATATTAAAAGTTTTCATCTTTGTCTGTCTTTATAGTTGTAAACAGCCTGTTTGCTATGAAAACAATACTTTTACTTGCGAATATGCATATGATAAAAACAGGAATTATGTATATCCCCCACCAGTAAACACGGCGAGAATCGACACAAATGGTAAATTCAGTTTTACATATGGACGTATTGAAATATATGCAACACTGCCCTACGGTGATTGGCTATTCCCCTGTAAGTGGAAAAATAGTtctaatatttgaaatatgaatTATGCGCttcttaatacatacatacatacatatgtacatagatatgatGCTTGTGCCCGACAAACTCAGTTGTAAGACGCGAAAACAACTCCGAATAGCTTTTGCCACATCAGTAGATATTGAAAATAACCGAATACGTGGTGGCCCAGTAATATTAAATGCTCGACCTAATgcagataaattttttttcgttcgtACAAATCATATGGCAACCGGAATGGATTTCAACGCAAATGGCTATCACAACTTTACACTAGTATGGACTCCAACCGAAATCCATATGTACGTCGACAATACGAAGTACGGTTGTTACATTAATAACGGTGAATATGCGGAACCTGTAAGTGTTTGCAAacattatatatagtatatacatagtatgtacgtATCTATTATATTATTGATCTATTTTCTCTATTTATTTCTAGTATCATATCGTTTTGGGCGTTGGAGCTGGGGGACACCTTGAATTCGAGGAGTCGAAAACGAAGCCATGGCAAAATACACTAGATAACGCATTCGCTGTTTTTCATCGAAGTTTTACAGGCTGTTGCGAAAAGTCGACAGTTCATACACAATGTACTgaccataaattaaataaacaaagaatATGCAGCAGGGAGTGGGGTTCGCTGGCTGTCATGGCTGTGAAATACGTGAGAGTGTACGCTGTGTaacgtttatatacatacttgtatgtacagtCCCTGGCCAAATTATTAGACGCATCACtgatttttcgtagttacctaTTTTAATAACCTTTTTAGTGTAAAATAATGAGACAAACCTTAATTTTTATAGCCAAACCTTTTTGACTAATAGTATTctttacttattttcaaaaaaagacgtaacaataataaacaatagtAGGTAGGTAGGGTTATGACAGCGAGAAGTCGCATTCATGTTTGAACATGATCCGGTTGCGTGCGTGATACTAACACTGTGGATGTGTTTCAGTAtcgtttttgtatttgcaacgTGACTTTTGACTTCTCGGGTGTTTATTGTGTTTAGAAAAGTTATtaacgtgattttttttttttcgttttcttatcTTTTAAGATGGGTAAAGTGGGGGACCTTTCACCACGCAAAAAAGCCGAAGTCAAGGCTCTCATTAATACAAAACTGTTTTCAAACCGTGAAATTTCACGAAGATTGAAGCTGTCTGAAGCTAGTGTGCGAcgtattaagaaaaaagttgaatCATGTGAAGATTTGAGTCCGAAAAGAGATAACTGATAACTGAGATTTGCATAAAAATCAATAGTGCGTCTAATAATTTGGCCAGGGACTGTATATACctagatttttataaattttgtgtaaatgCATTACCACGCAATTGCTacaattattaactttttttgtaaaacttatacaaataatacaatttatttgcaCAAGATGTGTTCAATGCGCCAAGGCTTAGGAAGTAGTGAATCCAACAATAACTCATATCACATAACATACGATGACTTAATTAAATAGGTAAGCAAAATGtttactgtgggcaaaaaatagtaagactttttaatttaaattttgcgcgAAAACCGATTCGTCGACATATTTTTtgctaggttggtatgactgttaACATTgacagaatgttggaaaaggccttcagAGATAATTGTTTTTGTGTGAAAGTGTtgttgattggtacaaattgtTCAAAGAGAGTCGAGAATGCGTTgccgacgaaccacgtccaggacttGTTGATGGCAAGGTTTCTACAAAAACaccccagcagaaactgcttggaaaAGAGTTCGTTGTGCTCCTTAACTGGCAGCATACCGGCCTCATTGTGGAGATGTTCCTTCCGAAACATCAAGAGGCATACCGTTGCAGACCGGAATGCAGTGTCTGAACCTTCCTCATCtacgtttcactgcatccaggcgaccatattggtgtagcgtagttgaggaccggccgacggattgccttgtatgttgccatcAACGTCCCTTTGTCATTTCCCCGTGTGATGGCGGCTAGCGTCTTGAGGATTTTGTTCCGGCactgtactttggcaataatggCGGTCGTATAAGAAGTGAAAGAGCAAAGTCTGACTAGTGCCACGCCTAAAATCTTAAGGTTATTGACAGTAGGAATTTTAACGCCGTCGACTACAATATAAAGATCTGATATTTATGAATATGTTCGCTGTGGATTTAATGGGGAGAAGAGTGTTAGGCTCCTTGCAGCGAAAGtgcgagaaaggtcggagagatagccGTTTACTTTTGAGCATATGTCATCGATTCTATTGACATATCGATGACATACATAGCATGTttattccatcagggccaataGATTAAGAGGATTTTGATGACACTCTGAATCTTCTCTTTGGTATTAAGTGGTCTTTTGGCATTTTGCTCAGCCGTGGAGTAACGCATCGTTtcctttgtctaccgaagggtgtaTAGTAATTGTCGGCTAAAATatctcgcgcacttcttcgggttcGAAGAGTCATAGTCAATGAATTGAGTTCGGGTTAAGCAAAGCCTTCACAGTAGTCCAAAACTTACTCACGCCGGTGAAAAGGTTCCACGACTTAAGATGCTCTATCCATTttgtccgcttatgttgatttaccatttACCGAATGTCCAAATGGCgaaaggtgtcgcgctcattcGCTAAAACAGCTACTTCGACTGGAAAAATGCGGCGGAGTTCCGCGATTCCAACAGGTATGAAGTGAGCGGTAGCAACTGCGATCACCATGCGGAATTGCCATTCGTCGACGGTTACGACTATAGGTATGAGTAGTGCGgtgaaggtgctctcggtaaattctgtAAAGCTGACCCagttagctttgttaaagttaacgaGAGTACGATTGTCCACAGAAAAAAAGTCGGGAGGTATCACAATCGAGAtcattatgggcagatggtctgatgcgagagttatCATAggccaggttatgctatttatcagaccgCCACCAGCGGTGGTAATATCAGgtgagctattacaggtgcccataattTTCTtcatccccctacgatcatttgacgGTTGTCGCACTGTGGTGTTGGTTGGCTATGTCATTGTAGGGTGTTGCGTGGTCAAACTCTTGGAGCATGGGACAACGAACGACATATTCGACTCACATGCGGTGCGCAGGCTGGAACACGTCGGAAATGTCGGTTTGACACACAGAACAGATAGTGCGAGGAACCAGGAGTTGATAAGTAGTAACGCACAAGGATTGGAGCAGGATGAAGGTTGGGGAGTTCCTATAGACCGTGAACTGCGCGAACTGCTTGAACGACCGTAGAGCCCGTAAAGAGTGTCTTAAGGTCAGAGCATGTCTTAAGATGATTACACCTGTCCAAAAAAATTTATctgggcccgggttggactcaatgtcAGCACGAGTCAGGCGAATACAGAGCAACACTGCTGCAAGCAGTTGCTCCAATAATGACAAACTTAATCTAAAACTCACAAATCCAAACGAGGTTCAATCCCCGAAACAGCccgaataaaaaaatgttccctttTATAtagtttaagtttaaaaatatactgttatgagtaaaac
This genomic stretch from Bactrocera dorsalis isolate Fly_Bdor chromosome 5, ASM2337382v1, whole genome shotgun sequence harbors:
- the LOC125778955 gene encoding gram-negative bacteria-binding protein 2-like; protein product: ITKPQLNSDGVIKNSETKVFINQKLSERNFKPNDLIFEEHFISPELSNWTRGNYLHSNAIGDRSEDFTAVMDDNSFMTVRSETLLITPIISKTKNKATIKLNNCKQPVCYENNTFTCEYAYDKNRNYVYPPPVNTARIDTNGKFSFTYGRIEIYATLPYGDWLFPYMMLVPDKLSCKTRKQLRIAFATSVDIENNRIRGGPVILNARPNADKFFFVRTNHMATGMDFNANGYHNFTLVWTPTEIHMYVDNTKYGCYINNGEYAEPYHIVLGVGAGGHLEFEESKTKPWQNTLDNAFAVFHRSFTGCCEKSTVHTQCTDHKLNKQRICSREWGSLAVMAVKYVRVYAV